A single genomic interval of Triplophysa rosa unplaced genomic scaffold, Trosa_1v2 scaffold188_ERROPOS186695, whole genome shotgun sequence harbors:
- the LOC130549854 gene encoding IQ domain-containing protein K-like, which translates to MKCFADMTCCCAEDVHLKRSCIRHYLDESVFPVLLPALDVMMTEALKHRCTQREKIAFNGCDFLTEWLYNKNPHRKEHVPLDFHHIPFVQDWLIVQ; encoded by the exons ATGAAATGTTTTGCAGACATGACGTGTTGCTGTGCAGAAGACGTACACCTCAAACGCA GTTGTATAAGACATTACTTGGACGAATCTGTGTTTCCTGTGCTGTTACCTGCACTGGATGTGATGATGACGGAGGCACTGAAGCACCGCTGCACGCAG AGGGAAAAGATAGCTTTTAATGGCTGTGACTTCTTGACTGAATGGCTATACAA TAAAAACCCTCATCGGAAAGAACACGTGCCTcttgattttcaccacattCCCTTTGTGCAGGACTGGCTTATTGTTCAGTAA